A part of Aegilops tauschii subsp. strangulata cultivar AL8/78 chromosome 2, Aet v6.0, whole genome shotgun sequence genomic DNA contains:
- the LOC141040932 gene encoding uncharacterized protein, with protein sequence MEFSDEYRDVEAHGNTKLHVIRTNDKKQMAISLAQYEHHLRLQRHKIVGIDLEYNNEPEATCTIFDNFLADPRYTFAGFSIDGDKTGLEHVNLEVANFVDIQKELRMPEATKELDSL encoded by the exons ATGGAGTTCTCTGACGAGTACAGGGACGTGGAGGCCCACGGGAACACCAAGTTGCACGTCATCCGCACCAATGACAAGAAGCAGATGGCAATCTCCCTCGCGCAGTACGAGCACCACCTCAGGCTACAGCGCCACAAGATCGTCGGGATTGATCTCGAGTACAACAACGAGCCTGAAGCAAC GTGCACCATCTTCGACAACTTCCTCGCCGACCCCAGGTACACCTTTGCTGGCTTCTCAATCGATGGCGACAAAACCGGGCTAGAGCACGTCAATCTGGAGGTCGCCAACTTCGTCGACATCCAGAAGGAGTTGAGGATGCCCGAGGCAACCAAGGAGTTGGACTCCCTTTGA